One genomic region from Leishmania braziliensis MHOM/BR/75/M2904 complete genome, chromosome 35 encodes:
- a CDS encoding putative 60S ribosomal protein L27A/L29: MPTRFKKCRHQRGSTFCGYGRVGKHRKHESGRGNAGGMHHHRINFDKYHPGYFGKLGMDHYHRKKNVTWKPTINLNNLTRLIAAEEAAKAKKGGVLPVVDLQSSGYAKLLGNGHIQVPCIVKARYVSKLADKKIRKAGGAVVLQA; the protein is encoded by the coding sequence ATGCCGACCCGCTTCAAGAAgtgccgccaccagcgcGGCTCGACGTTCTGCGGCTACGGTCGCGTAGGCAAGCACCGCAAGCACGAGTCCGGTCGCGGTAACGCTGGCGGtatgcaccaccaccgcatcaACTTCGACAAGTACCACCCCGGGTACTTTGGTAAGCTGGGCATGGACCACTACCACCGCAAGAAGAACGTGACGTGGAAGCCGACGATCAACCTGAACAACCTGACGCGCCTGAttgctgcggaggaggcggcgaaggcgaagaagggcgGGGTTCTGCCTGTGGTGGACCTGCAGTCCAGTGGGTACGCGAAGCTGCTGGGCAACGGCCACATCCAGGTGCCGTGCATTGTGAAGGCGCGCTACGTGAGcaagctggccgacaagAAGATCCGCAAggctggtggcgctgtggtgctccaGGCGTAA
- a CDS encoding putative 60S ribosomal protein L23, whose amino-acid sequence MGKDQANVKGCRFRVSVALPVGAVVNCADNTGAKNLYIISVKGYHGRLNRLPSAALGDMVMCSVKKGKPELRKKVLNAVIIRQRKSWRRKDGTVIYFEDNAGVIVNPKGEMKGSGIAGPVAKESADLWPKISTHAPAIV is encoded by the coding sequence ATGGGTAAGGATCAGGCCAACGTCAAGGGCTGCCGCTTCCGCGTGTCCGTCGCGCTGCCTGTCGGCGCGGTGGTGAACTGCGCGGACAACACTGGTGCCAAAAACCTGTACATCATCTCCGTGAAGGGCTACCACGGTCGTCTTAACCGTCTGCCGTCTGCTGCGCTGGGCGATATGGTGATGTGCTCTGTGAAGAAGGGCAAgccggagctgcgcaagaagGTGCTGAATGCCGTAATCATCCGCCAGCGCAAGAGTTGGCGCCGCAAGGACGGTACTGTGATCTACTTCGAGGACAACGCTGGCGTGATCGTGAACCCCAAGGGTGAGATGAAGGGTTCTGGCATTGCCGGCCCTGTGGCGAAGGAGTCTGCGGACCTGTGGCCCAAGATCTCTACGCACGCCCCCGCGATCGTCTAA
- a CDS encoding putative 60S ribosomal protein L23: MGKDQANVKGCRFRVSVALPVGAVVNCADNTGAKNLYIISVKGYHGRLNRLPSAALGDMVMCSVKKGKPELRKKVLNAVIIRQRKSWRRKDGTVIYFEDNAGVIVNPKGEMKGSGIAGPVAKESADLWPKISTHAPAIV; the protein is encoded by the coding sequence ATGGGTAAGGATCAGGCCAACGTCAAGGGCTGCCGCTTCCGCGTGTCCGTCGCGCTGCCCGTCGGCGCGGTGGTGAACTGCGCGGACAACACTGGTGCCAAAAACCTGTACATCATCTCCGTGAAGGGCTACCACGGTCGTCTTAACCGTCTGCCGTCTGCTGCGCTGGGCGATATGGTGATGTGCTCTGTGAAGAAGGGCAAgccggagctgcgcaagaagGTGCTGAATGCCGTAATCATCCGCCAGCGCAAGAGTTGGCGCCGCAAGGACGGTACTGTGATCTACTTCGAGGACAACGCTGGCGTGATCGTGAACCCCAAGGGTGAGATGAAGGGTTCTGGCATTGCCGGCCCTGTGGCGAAGGAGTCTGCGGACCTGTGGCCCAAGATCTCTACGCACGCCCCCGCGATCGTCTAA